accaccacaccggctaatttttttttttttgagatggagtcttgctctgtcgccaggctggagtgcagggggcacaatcttggctcactgcaacctctgcctcctgggttcaagcgattctcctgtctcagcctcctgagtagctcggattacaggcgtgcgccactacgcccagctaatttttgtacttttaatagagatggagtttcaccatgttggccaggatggtcttgatctcttgaccttgtgatccacccgcctcggcctcccaaagtgctgggattacaggcgtgagccactgcgcccggccacaccagctaattttttgtatttttagtagagacggggtttcaccatgttggccaggcaggtctcgaactcctgacctggtgatctgcccacctaggcctcccaaagtgctgggattaaaggtgtgagccaccatgcctggccctatgtgtgttttttaactactaaaaattatttttgtaatgatTGAGTCTTCTTTATGGAAACTACTGGCCTCGGCCCTTGCGCCCTTACCATGATTCCTGGCTTCAGCTTTTTTTGCTGATGGTTCCCCCTCATCCCAAATCTCTCTCCCAGTACACCAGTTGTtcctcccccacctcagccctctcCTGCATCCTCCTGTCCCCGCAACGAAGGCCTGGGctttcccaccctccctccttaGCAGGCGCTGTGCTGGGACACCATATGGGCTGGTTTCACTTCCTCAGTCCCTTGCCTACCCCAGTGAGAGTCTgatcttgtttttattgttattttattattattaaaactcTAGTTCTTGTTTTGTCTCTCTGAATGAAGAAGTATGTATCTTCGTTAGGCCAAGTCTGCGGGAAGCTTGGGGCAGCAGCATGAAGTGTTTGAGGAAGTGGGTTGGGTATGTCAGTTTCCatctcctctctgagcctgtcAGGGTGTTTCTGGGGTGCAGAGCAGGAGCACCCCGCTGGAGAGGCCAGGGCATAGCTGTGGGCAGGCTCAGGCTTCAGTTTTTCCATGCCCACCATTTGCCCCTTTGTCCTAGGGTACTTTGACCAGCAGGGTATGTTGGTGCTCATACTCCCCACCCTACATGTTCCCAGGTTCTGTCCCATGGCACAGGCGATGGTCTCCCTCTGAGCTCTGGGTCCATCTCCCTGGCCtagttctccagcatctgctcacAGGTTCGAGCCACATCACTGAGCTTGAGGCGGGCATAGTCCACTCGCTTCAGAGCCATCTGACAGTCCTTCCTCGAAGAGTAGCTGGAGCCCTCATGGGGCTGCCCTGTGGCCACCTACAAGACAGACTATCAATGGAGCACCATCTCCTTTACCCTTACTCCAACCAGGCATCATTTCGTCTCATTTCTTCCCTGAGTTTGAATTTGTTAGGCCACCTGGTAGCTGGGTAAATAAATCATTTAACTTATGTTAATCTTGTCTGTAAAGTGGGGGTGACAATAACTACTTCCTAGAGTTGTTGAGATTAGATAAAGTAATGCAGACTATCTGGCACACCGTAAAAATTAGTAGTGGTAGTGGTCCCTGCGACGATTTCAGAACCTTCTCAATCCTGTCCCTCTTCTCAGGATATAAAGATCTGGGACCTCGTGGCATTGAGGTCAGGCCAAGTTTCCAGTGACAAAGTTCTGTAGTTCTAGCATTATTTACACATCTTCTGCCAGGCACACGTGATGTTACCCAGTGAGGTATGCGGGGCCACCTTTaattctttcattatttattattttttgagagagagtttttgctctcttacccaggctggagtgcaatggcatgatctcggctaagtacaacctccgcctcctgggttcaagcgattctcctgcctcagccttccaagtagctgggattaccggtacTCACAAACAAGCccggctttttctttttttagacagcgtcttgctttgtcacccaggctggagtgcagtgctgcaaacttggctcactgcaacctccacctcctggattcaagcgattctcctgcctcagccttccaagtagctgggattacaggtgcccgctactagcccagctaatttttgtatttttagtagagacggagtttcaccatgttggccaggctgaactcctgacctcagatgatccacccgcctcggcctcccaaagtgctgggattacaggagtgagccaccgcgcccggcctaatttttatatttttggtagagacgtggtttcaccgtgttggccaggctggtctcgaactctgtcaagccactgcgcccggcccattctttccttttagaGGAAGAAACCGGCTCTGGACGGCCGGCTGGGGAGGTCTGGTCCTGCCCAGTTAATGCTCCACCCGGGATCACCCAAGGCTGAGGCTTTGACCCAGAGCTGGGGTCCGCTCGCAGCACCCCCCAGACACACCGACCTGGGTGAGGTAGCGGATCTGAGCTGACAACTCCGCCTCCACGTGTTGCACTGAAGCGGTGAAGGCCGCCGCCTGCCGGTCTAGAAGCCGCTCGTTAGTTTTTTCCTTGGACAATTCTAGGATCACAGTACCTGCCAGGGCGGAGAGAGGGCGGGGACACACGGAGACTGCCAGTGTAGCCTCGCCCTAGGCCAGCCCCTCTCAGTCCCGCCCTTTCGCTGCGCACGCACGTAGGATTCCCTCCCCAACCCTGCTCCAAGTCCCAGGTCAGTCTGTCGGTGCAGCCCGGCCACGCTTTTGCTCCCCGCCGTCCGGGCTGTCGCATCCCGAACCTGCATTCTGAAGGATGGCGCCGATTTCCCGTTCAATGTCTTCCAGAGCGCGTAGTCTCTCGTTCGCCAGACTGTAGGTAGCCATTATCACTCTGGGAATTCTCACCAGCAGTTTCTCCTGAGAAACGCGACGCTTGTTCCGGAAGTGGCTCTCGGTGTGCGCCTGCGCAGAGGGCACCGTGTAGCGAGCACTACAATTCCCAGGATGCTCAGCGCAGCCTCGACTCCTCGGTCCGCTTGATGAACTACAACTCCCAGGGCCCGCTGCGCCTCAGCCACAGGACCACCCGTAGTCAGAGGCGACAGTGGAATATCCCCTGGCCCGAGGCCATTCAGAACTGTCCATCTTCTTGACACTGTCTGTGGCCTCTAGTTTATTCTacacaagtttatttatttatgagacagtcttactctgtcgcccaggttggagtgcagtggcaagatctccctgcctgcagccaccacctcccaggttcaagcgattctcctgcttcagcttcccgagtgcctgggattataggcgcccgccaccatgcccggctaatttttgtatttttagtagaacggggtttcaccatgttggccaggctggtctcgaactcctgacctcaagcgatccacccgcttcggcctcccaaagtgctgggattacaggcgtgagctgaaTCTTAAAGGTGAACTACGTGGATGAGAGCttgtagtggaaaagggagacGGCATAGGCAAGAGCATGGTGCTGTGACGGGCCCAGCGCGTGTGGAGTCAGCAAGGGATTCTGTCTGCCTGGAGTGAACGGAGTGTGGTGGGGGTTAGATATGACAATGGTGAGGCTGGAGAGAGGAGCGGAATCAGGAAAAGGCTTGCAAGCTAAGTACTTTGGACTTGAGTCTGAAGATATTTAAGCCTTTAAAGGGTTTTTAAGAAGTGTGTTATGACCAGAATTACCTTTTTTGGAAAGATCGCTTGTAACAGTTTATAGTAGATTATCAAGAATGAAACTAGTTTGCCCGAGGTTAGCAAATGAAGGTTAGACTCAGTTAAACTGAATggtctagcctgggaaacatagtgagatactgtctttataaaaaaatttgggggctgggcatggtggcttactcctgtaatttcagctctttgggaggctgaggtgggaggatcacttgaactaaGGACTTTGAGACCGGCCTCGGCAATATAGTGAGGCCtcggcaatatagtgagaccccgtctcctatatttaaaaaataaaggctgggtgtggtggctcacacctgtaatcccagcactttggaggctgaagcgggtggatcacctgaggtcaggagttcaagaccagcctgaccaacatggagaaaccccatctctactaaaaatacagaattagctgggcatggtggcgcatgcctgtaatcccagctacccaggagactaaggcaggagaatcacttgaacctgggaggcggaggttgcagtgagctgagattgcaccattgcactccagcctgggctacaagagtgaaactccgtctcaaataaataaataaatataaagtataaataaaaatatttaaaaattaaaaaaaaaatagccaggcttggtggctgatgcctgtattcccagcttcttgggaggctgagataggaggatttcttgagcctgagaggtcgaggctgcagtgagccatggattgtgccactgcactccaggctgggtgacagaatgagaccctgtctcaaaaaacaaaaaacttgatgGATCTGGCATTTGACTTAATCCTTCCCTAAATgctaataaaataacaataaagttgctttttaaaaaaaattttattttttgagcaaggtctcactctgctgcccaggctggaatgcagtggctcaatcatggctcactgcaaacttaaactcccaggctcaagtgatcctcccacttcagccttctgaatagttAGGACCATAGATgtgtgctaccacatctggctaatttttaatttttttttgtagagacagggtctcattgtgttgcctatgctggtcttgaactcctggactcaaaggatcctcctgccttggcctcccaaagtgccaggatttcaggtgtgagcttactgtgcctggcctaaagttgCTTTAAAAAGGAGTCGAAGGGAGAGGAGTTAATAGCAAAACTCTAGACAGATGCTGGAAAACAGACTCATTTTGCAGTGAGGTGGTAACTAAGCCAGCAGCAAAGAAAGCTTACAAGCAACCTGATTTACCATGAAATTAGTAGCATCGTTTACAGCTGGGGTGAAAGTGGTACTAAAATTAGGAGGATTATTTGAAGTTAGACCTCCAGATCTCTTTATTGACTCTATATATCTTGGCAACTGATCTCCCCCAACCAATCAGAATACGGGAGGTTTCTTTGTTGGAAATAGAAAACAGGTCTTTAGCGTAGAGAGCACCTGAGTACAGTTGAGGGCAAGGGCACTGCATTGAAAACAgagattaggccgggcgcggtggctcacacttgtaatccgagcacttcgggaggccgaggtgggtggatcacctgagatcagaagttcgagaccagtctgggtaacatggtgaaaccccatctctactaaaaatacaaaaaatgagccaggcgtggtggcgggtgcctgtaatcccagctacttgggaggctaaggaggttgcagtgagcctaggttgtgccactgcactccagcctgggcgacagagcgagactcagtctccaaaaaagaaaacagagattaAGTGAAAGTTTAGGGCCAGGTGAGTTGGctcgcctgtaattctagcacttttggaggccaaggcaggaggatcacttgagcccacgagtttgagaccagcctgggcaacatagtgggaccctaactctacaaaaaatacaaaaatagtcccagctacttggagggggctgaggtgggaggattgcttgaacctgggagttcagactgcagtgagtcctgatcacaccactgctctccagcctgggtgacagagcgagaccctgtaatcaaaaaaaaccacaaaaaacagtTTATATAGTGAGTGGTAGTTTCCAGAACTCCAGCAACAAGGCTTATACTTTCCAGGTGAGAGACTGGAAGACTCTTATCTGGAGAATTTGATAAGTGAGAAAAGACCTCAGGATATGAATGTCAGGGGTTCTCCAACCAGTCAGTTGGCCAGATCACCTCATAGTGAAACTCACAGTTGGCAAGTCCCAACTGTGTACATGGAAATTCTAGTCAACTTCTTAGcacctcactcttttttttttttttttttttttaatttcttgagacagggcctctctctgtcacccaggctggagtgcagtggcacaatcatagttcattgtagtcctgaactcctgggctcaagtgatcttcctgtctcagcctcctgagtagctgggactacagatgtgagccaccatgtcacgCTAAGCACCCTCTCTTAAATGTGAGCAGAAAGCAAaaatttcggccgggcgcggtggctcacgcttgtaatcccagcactttgggaggccgaggcgggcggatcacgaggtcaggagatcgagaccacggtgaaaccccgtctctactaaaaatacaaaaaaaaaattagccgggcgtggtggcgggcgcctgtagtcccagctactcggagaggctgaggcaggagaatggcgtgaacccgggaggcggagcttgcagtgagccgagatcgcgccact
The sequence above is drawn from the Symphalangus syndactylus isolate Jambi chromosome 20, NHGRI_mSymSyn1-v2.1_pri, whole genome shotgun sequence genome and encodes:
- the MED11 gene encoding mediator of RNA polymerase II transcription subunit 11 isoform X2 — encoded protein: MATYSLANERLRALEDIEREIGAILQNAGTVILELSKEKTNERLLDRQAAAFTASVQHVEAELSAQIRYLTQLPGGLTNSNSGKK
- the MED11 gene encoding mediator of RNA polymerase II transcription subunit 11 isoform X1 — translated: MATYSLANERLRALEDIEREIGAILQNAGTVILELSKEKTNERLLDRQAAAFTASVQHVEAELSAQIRYLTQVATGQPHEGSSYSSRKDCQMALKRVDYARLKLSDVARTCEQMLEN